The following proteins are co-located in the Gorilla gorilla gorilla isolate KB3781 chromosome 18, NHGRI_mGorGor1-v2.1_pri, whole genome shotgun sequence genome:
- the IL32 gene encoding interleukin-32 isoform X1, with protein sequence MCFAKVLSDDMKKLKARMVMLLPTSAQGLGAWVSACDTEDTVGHLGPGKDKDPALWCQLCLSSQHQAVERMCDKMQNAELGRGQVMSSLAELEDDFKEGYLETVAANYEEQHPELTPLLEKERDGLRCRGNRSPVPDVEDPATEEPGESFCDEVMRWFQAMLQRLQTWWHGVLAWVKEKVVALVHAVQALWKQFQSFCCSLSELFMSSFQSYGAPRRGKEELTPQKCSEPHSSK encoded by the exons ATGTGCTTCGCGAAG GTCCTCTCTGATGACATGAAGAAGCTGAAGGCCCGAATGGTAATGCTCCTCCCTACTTCTGCTCAGGGGTTGGGGGCCTGGGTCTCAGCGTGTGACACTGAGGACACTGTGGGACACCTGGGACCCGGGAAGGACAAGGATCCGGCCCTTTGGTGCCAACTCTGCCTCTCTTCACAGCATCAGGCCGTAGAAAGAATGTGTGATAAAATGCAAAACGCAGAATTAGGACGTGGACAG GTGATGTCGAGCCTGGCAGAGCTGGAG GACGACTTCAAAGAGGGCTACCTGGAGACAGTGGCGGCTAATTATGAGGAGCAGCACCCA GAGCTCACTCCTCTacttgaaaaagaaagagatggatTACGGTGCCGAGGCAACAGATCCCCTGTCCCGGATGTTGAGGATCCCGCAACCGAGGAGCCTGGGGAGAGCTTTTGTGACGAGGTCATGAGATGGTTCCAGGCCATGCTGCAGCGGCTGCAGACCTGGTGGCACGGGGTTCTGGCCTGGGTGAAGGAGAAGGTGGTGGCCCTGGTCCATGCAGTGCAGGCCCTCTGGAAACAGTTCCAGAGTTTCTGCTGCTCTCTGTCAGAGCTCTTCATGTCCTCTTTCCAGTCCTACGGAGCCCCACGGCGGGGCAAGGAGGAGCTGACACCCCAGAAGTGCTCTGAACCCCACTCCTCAAAATGA
- the IL32 gene encoding interleukin-32 isoform X2, whose product MCFAKVLSDDMKKLKARMHQAVERMCDKMQNAELGRGQVMSSLAELEDDFKEGYLETVAANYEEQHPELTPLLEKERDGLRCRGNRSPVPDVEDPATEEPGESFCDEVMRWFQAMLQRLQTWWHGVLAWVKEKVVALVHAVQALWKQFQSFCCSLSELFMSSFQSYGAPRRGKEELTPQKCSEPHSSK is encoded by the exons ATGTGCTTCGCGAAG GTCCTCTCTGATGACATGAAGAAGCTGAAGGCCCGAATG CATCAGGCCGTAGAAAGAATGTGTGATAAAATGCAAAACGCAGAATTAGGACGTGGACAG GTGATGTCGAGCCTGGCAGAGCTGGAG GACGACTTCAAAGAGGGCTACCTGGAGACAGTGGCGGCTAATTATGAGGAGCAGCACCCA GAGCTCACTCCTCTacttgaaaaagaaagagatggatTACGGTGCCGAGGCAACAGATCCCCTGTCCCGGATGTTGAGGATCCCGCAACCGAGGAGCCTGGGGAGAGCTTTTGTGACGAGGTCATGAGATGGTTCCAGGCCATGCTGCAGCGGCTGCAGACCTGGTGGCACGGGGTTCTGGCCTGGGTGAAGGAGAAGGTGGTGGCCCTGGTCCATGCAGTGCAGGCCCTCTGGAAACAGTTCCAGAGTTTCTGCTGCTCTCTGTCAGAGCTCTTCATGTCCTCTTTCCAGTCCTACGGAGCCCCACGGCGGGGCAAGGAGGAGCTGACACCCCAGAAGTGCTCTGAACCCCACTCCTCAAAATGA